In a genomic window of Quercus lobata isolate SW786 chromosome 4, ValleyOak3.0 Primary Assembly, whole genome shotgun sequence:
- the LOC115986665 gene encoding AP2-associated protein kinase 1-like produces the protein MWRFKPFMQKEPVGLEGRSLDVGNLKINVRNAIAEGGFSCVYLARDLVNVSKQYALKHIIFNDEELEELVMKEISVLKSLKGHPNVVTLYAHTILDMGRTKEAFLVMEFCEKSLVNVLESRGSGFFDEKQVLSIFRDVCNAVFAMHCQSPPIAHRDLKAENLLLGSDGVWKLCDFGSTSTNHKRFEKPEEMGIEEDNIRKHTTPAYRAPEMWDLFRRELINEKVDIWALGCLLYRICYFKSAFDGESKLQILNGNYRIPELPKYGSSVTDLIKEMLQSSPDDRPDITQVWFRVNEQLPANLQKSLPDRPPEMKSADIHEGIPKPAYKAHPVPRRSPPPPPSSGEQTRNTSQPSSRAGGGGGQLGAFWSSLHAKDSVVPEDMTRPKFDEEPTTHGTSKNDQFKPENLPLPRNTSPAKEADIQTYTVRKNAHGKSQKAEDGSPKDFEMTFSHKGTDRGTHRPKPSKVETTATFQDDTFNTFVAEFDTEKFSSTVSNSNSEKEEALEAEVARLKGQLKQTNLEKVEITSKFEKLSAICRSQRQEIQELKQALAARNPSPNKNVSKIQTSPATPLQKDKIEGTIWEPQQEKSDRNSVSPEPKQWQAFAEEPKPQKPLSKENPSKSVRTRNGHQTKQAAQANTGFDSWGFGTESFSAAPSNSPQISKPISDGNNAQRFGEAKIADTKPASQPAGWAGF, from the exons ATGTGGAGGTTCAAACCATTTATGCAAAAAGAACCTGTGGGGCTTGAAGGCCGTTCTCTTGATGTTGgaaatcttaaaattaatgtccgAAATGCCATTGCGGAGGGAGGTTTCTCTTGTGTATACTTAGCTCGGGACCTTGTGAATGTGTCAAAGCAGTATGCTTTAAAGCACATTATATTTAATGATGAGGAATTAGAGGAATTGGTGATGAAGGAGATCTCAGTGTTGAAGTCACTTAAGGGACATCCTAATGTTGTCACACTCTATGCCCATACCATCTTGGATATGGGACGAACTAAAGAAGCATTCCTTGTGATGGAATTCTGTGAGAAATCTCTGGTTAATGTGCTGGAAAGCAGAGGATCCGGATTTTTTGATGAGAAACAGGTCCTCTCAATCTTCAGGGATGTCTGTAATGCTGTTTTTGCCATGCACTGCCAGTCCCCACCCATTGCCCACAG AGACTTGAAAGCTGAGAATCTTTTGCTGGGATCTGATGGAGTATGGAAGTTGTGCGATTTTGGCAGCACCTCTACCAATCATAAGCGTTTTGAGAAGCCTGAAGAAATGGGCATTGAAGAAGATAATATCAGGAAGCACACAACACCTGCTTATAGAGCACCCGAG ATGTGGGATCTCTTTCGGAGAGAACTTATAAATGAGAAGGTAGACATATGG GCGCTGGGTTGCCTCCTCTATCGGATTTGCTACTTCAAAAGTGCATTTGATGGAGAATCAAAgcttcaaattttaaatgggaATTATCGCATTCCAGAGTTACCCAAATATGGCTCCTCTGTTACAGACCTGATCAAAGAGATGCTTCAATCTTCACCAGATGACAGACCAGACATCACGCAG GTGTGGTTTCGTGTTAATGAGCAGTTACCTGCTAATCTTCAGAAGTCTTTACCTGATAGGCCACCTGAAATGAAATCCGCGGACATACATGAAG GTATTCCAAAGCCTGCATATAAGGCGCATCCAGTGCCTCGCAGAAGTCCGCCACCCCCACCTTCATCTGGAGAACAAACTAGGAACACATCACAACCTTCTTCTAGGGCAGGGGGAGGTGGGGGGCAGCTTGGTGCTTTCTGGTCCAGTCTGCATGCAAAAGATTCAGTTGTTCCTGAGGATATGACAAGACCCAAATTTGATGAAGAACCTACTACCCATGGTACAtcaaaaaatgatcaatttaaGCCTGAGAATCTTCCTTTACCTAGGAATACTAGCCCTGCAAAAGAGGCAGACATACAAACTTATACTGTTCGAAAAAATGCACATGGTAAATCACAAAAGGCTGAGGATGGCTCTCCCAAGGATTTTGAGATGACATTTTCCCATAAGGGTACAGACCGTGGCACACATAGGCCAAAACCATCAAAAGTTGAGACTACAGCTACTTTTCAAGATGACACTTTTAACACTTTTGTTGCTGAATTTGATACTGAGAAGTTTAGCTCCACAGTTAGTAATAGTAATTCTGAAAAGGAGGAAGCATTAGAGGCTGAAGTAGCGAGGCTGAAGGGGCAGCTGAAGCAAACAAACTTGGAGAAGGTTGAAAtaacttcaaaatttgaaaagctATCTGCCATTTGTCGATCTCAAAGACAGGAGATTCAAGAGCTCAAGCAAGCACTTGCTGCTAGAAATCCATCACCAAataaaaatgtttcaaaaattcaaacctCTCCTGCAACTCCTTTG caaaagGACAAGATTGAAGGAACAATTTGGGAACCACAGCAAGAAAAATCTGACAGGAATAGTGTGAGCCCAGAGCCAAAGCAATGGCAAGCATTTGCTGAGGAACCTAAGCCACAGAAACCTCTTTCAAAAGAGAACCCTTCCAAATCTGTTAGGACAAGAAATGGTCACCAAACTAAGCAGGCTGCACAAGCAAACACTGGTTTTGATTCATGGGGTTTTGGAACAGAGAGTTTCTCAGCTGCCCCCAGTAATAGCCCTCAGATATCAAAACCCATCAGTGACGGAAATAATGCTCAGCGTTTTGGGGAGGCAAAGATTGCAGATACCAAGCCAGCTTCTCAACCTGCTGGATGGGCAGGTTTTTAA